ACTTATTGGAACCATCGCAGGAATTGTATGTTACCTTGCCGTTCAGATGAAAAACCGCTTAAAATGGGATGATGCGTTGGATGTTTGGGGGGTACACGGAGTGGGTGGTTTCCTTGGAACTATTTTATTAGGTGTTTTTGCTTCCAGAACCATCAACCCTTCTTTAGTAACCGAAGGTTTATTCTTTGGAGAATCTTCGTTTTTCGTTAAAGAATTGATTGCAGTAGTGGTAGCAGCAGCTTATGCTTTTATCTTCACATATATAATGTTAATAGTCATAAATATGTTTACTCCGGTACGCGTTCCGAAAGAAATGGAAAAATCAGGTCTTGATGAAGGACTGCACGGGGAACGCGCATACGATGAAGGTGCTCTATAGTTTTATAGTATTTTAGGTTGTTGTTTTGATTTTTTAAAAAAGCTTCTGATTTATTCAGAGGCTTTTTTTCTTATTTTTGCAGCTCAAACTTCATCATATGAAGAAGCTGATATTTACCACATTAATTTTAATCAGTTTTTGTGGTTTTTCTCAAAATATGAATCAAAAAGTAATGGATTCAAAGAAAAATATTGAAATCCTCCTCGGCTACTGCAACCGCCAAGGCTTTTCCATCTGCCCTTTCGATAGTGCCTACCAGGCCGGATACCCATCCTATACTCCGGATGCTGCCGTATTAGAAGAAATCGCCCCTTTGCTTCCGGAAATTACCATTACCATTGTGATGGGAACCTGGTGTGGCGATAGCAAAGATCAGGTTCCGCGATTTTATAAAATCCTGGATGCCTTGCAATTTGACGAATCAAAAGTAAGTTTGATTTGTGTGGACAGAGATAAAAAAGCCGGTTTCGTCTCTCTCGAAGACATGAATATTCAATTAGTCCCTACTTTTATCTTTTTCAGAAATGGAAAAGAACTGTGCCGCATAGTAGAAACGCCATCTGAAAGCTTAGAAAAGGATATGCTACGGGTACTTTCTGTTCAGTAATATTACTTTTTGGAAACTATTTTTTGGAAAACTCAATCAACACAATTTTTTTAATTTTATCATTTTATAATGCTGATATTTAAAACTATTAAAGAGATAAATGATTTTATCTCCCTTAAAAAACGGGGACAAAAATCCATAGGATTGGTTCCAACTATGGGAGCTTTGCACCGGGGACACCTGTCGCTGATACAAAAGGCAAAAGAACAAAACGATGTGGTGGTTTGTAGCATTTTCGTCAATCCCATTCAGTTTAACAACCCTGAAGACCTGAAAAAATACCCAAGAACACCACAAGCCGACCAGGAACTGTTGGAAAAAGCAGGCTGCAATGCCATTTTTTCCCCGGATGAAAAAGAAATGTACCCGGAACCGGTTACTAAAGTATATGAAATGGGTGGATTAGAAAAAGTGATGGAAGGTGCTTTTCGCCCGGGACATTTCAACGGAGTTGGTGTGATCGTTCTAAAACTATTCGACATTATTCTTCCCAACAAAGCTTACTTTGGCGAAAAAGATTTCCAGCAACTTACCATAATAAAATATCTAACAAAGATTTATTCTTACCCGGTAACCATCGTCCCCTGCCCTATTGTAAGGGAAAACAACGGGTTGGCAATGAGTTCTCGAAATGCCCGTTTGACAGCCGGAGAAAAATCCATTGCACCACTTATCTACCAAACCTTGGTTAAAGCTAAAGGAATGTATGAAAATAACCAGGAGTACTATTCGGCAGACACTGTTAAAAAATGGGTTGTAGAAAATATTGAACAAAATAGCCCAATGAAAGTTGAATACTTTGAGCTTTCGGACATTGATACCCTCCAGCCAGTAAGTAACTGGACTTCTGATAATGGAATCATCGGATGTATTGCTGTTTATCTCGGAAATGTAAGGTTGATTGATAATATTGTTTTTATTCATAATTTTGCATCATGCAAATAGAAGTTTTAAAATCCAAAATTCACCGGGCAACCGTAACCCAGGCTGATATTAATTATGTGGGGAGCATCGCCATTGATGAAGATTTGATTGAAGCTGCCAATCTCATTGAGTTTGAAAAGGTGCAGGTATTAAATATTAACAATGGAGAACGCTTTGAAACGTATATAATTAAAGACGAAAGAGGTTCCGGTGTGATTTCCATTAACGGAGCAGCAGCCCGTAAAGCGGCTCCGGGCGATTTGGTTATTATTGTATCATATGCATCTATGGATTTCGAACTGGCTAAACAATTCAAACCTACTATAATATTTCCCAACGCACACAACAAATTATAAATTATTGAAAAAGAAATTTTTTTCGATATTAAGGTTTACATTCTTCCTGGGAATCGGGATTTTTTTTATATGGTTATTCCTCAGAAACCTTACTTCTACTGAAAAACATGAAATAATTTATTCGCTTAAAAATGCAAATTATTTTTGGATTATTATTGTAGTTTTTATTGGTATCTTTAGCCATTACATACGGGCAATCCGCTGGAGAATGTTGTTGGAGCCATTGGGCTATCAACCCCGGAAAGCCAATGTTTTCTTTTCTGTATTTATCGGATATTTAGCCAATATGGTATTGCCACGGCTGGGAGAAGTAAGCCGCTGTGGAGTGCTTACCCGCTACGAAAAAATACCCTTCAACAAAGGTTTTGGTACCGTGATTACCGAAAGAGCCGTTGACATGGTAGTGTTTTTCCTGATATTTTTTGTAAATACTATTTTTCAGGCTTCAAGGTTATATTCCTATATCGAGCAAAAGGTATATCAGCCTTTTTCTGTAAAATTTAACCATGCAGCCGATTTTTCCGGGTCTATTAAAATAATTATCTTTTCGGGCTTAATACTTCTTGTGGTATTGTTTTTCCTGTTCAGAAAAAAAATTATCTATTCCCGTTTTTATACTAAAATCAAAACGATGCTGTTAGGGTTTCTCGAAGGGATAAAATCCCTGATGGGCATAAAAAAACCCCGGCTTTTTATCTTTTATTCCTTGCTGATTTGGTTTTGCTACCTGCTGATGTCGTTTCTTGTATTCTTCGCCATGCCTGCCACGAAACAACTGGGTTTGGATGCAGGTATTTCCGTATTGATTTTTGGCACCATTGGTATTATGCTGGTACAGGGGGGTATAGGAATTTATCCTGCCATCGTTGCCGAAACATTGTTTATTTATGGTATTCCGGAAGTATCCGGCTATGCAATGGGTTGGTTGATATGGATTTCGCAAACTATTACCATTTTAATTATCGGACCATTGTCCACCATTCTCTTGCCGATTTACAACAAACATAGCTATGGAAAAAATTGAAATCATTCGCTCGAAAATACTGGATGCAGAAAGTCTCGACAGAAAATTAGCCTACTGGCGGTTTAAAGAACAGAAAATTGTCTTCACCAATGGCTGTTTCGATTTGATACACCTTGGGCATATTGATTACCTGGCAAAAGCAGCCGATTTTGGCAATATATTGTTTGTAGGTTTAAATACAGATAATTCTGTAAGAAAGTTGAAAGGCATACATCGCCCCATCAACAACCAGGAAGCTCGGGCGATGGCTCTGGCTTCACTGAGTTTTGTAACCGCCGTGATGCTTTTCGACCAGGATACCCCTTACGAACTGATAAAAAAAGTGCAACCAGATATTTTAGTTAAAGGCGCCGATTATGCTCCGGAAAAAATTGTGGGTTATGATATAGTGAAAGCCAAAAACGGCGAAATAATTACCATTTCTCTTACCGAAGGTTATTCTACTACTGCCATTGAAGAAAAAATACGTAACTTGCAGCGCTAAGTTGCATCGTTATGCCAAAAGTAAAAACTGTATTTTTTTGTCAGAATTGTGGTGCTCAAACATCAAAATGGCTGGGCAGATGCCCTTCCTGTGGCGAATGGAACACTTTTGTAGAAGAAGTGGTTCAACGGGAAGAAAGCGGAACACATAAGCAAGCTTCGGCAAGGAATGCAGCCAAGCCACATCTGATCACTGAGATAAATTACGATGAAAACAAGCGAATAGCCAGCGGCGACGACGAGTTAAACCGTGTGCTGGGTGGCGGAATTGTTCCCGGCTCCGTGATATTAATTGGAGGCGAACCAGGCATAGGCAAGTCAACGCTGATGCTCCAGGTTTTCCTGAAACTTAAAAAGTTAAAAACACTCTACATTTCCGGCGAGGAAAGCGAACAGCAGATTCGTATGCGTGCCGAAAGGATTGGAATGGATGGTGCATCCTGCTATATTCTTACTGAAACTTCGATGCAGCAAATTTTTCAGCATCTGGAAACACTGCAACCCGACCTGGTGGTAGTGGATTCTGTTCAAACGCTGCAAACAGAAGTTATTGATTCTTCTGCAGGAAGCATTTCGCAAATCCGCGAATGCACTGCAGAACTTCAACGTTTTGCCAAGCTTACTGGAACACCGGTTTTTCTTATCGGACATATTACCAAAGAAGGAGTTATTGCCGGGCCGAAAATCCTCGAACACATGGTGGATACCGTACTTCAGTTTGAAGGCGACCGGAATTACGGTTACCGCATCCTGCGCTCGGTAAAAAACCGCTTCGGGTCCACCTCCGAATTAGGTATTTACGAAATGCTGAATTCTGGTATGCGACAGGTTTCCAACCCTTCGGAAATCCTTCTCTCGCAACGCGACGAAAACCTGAGCGGCATTACTATCGCAGCCACGATTGAAGGAATGCGCCCGATGCTCATCGAAATACAGGCGTTGGTAAGTTCAGCAGCTTATGGCACTCCACAACGCTCCAGCACAGGATTTGACTACAGGAGATTGAACATGCTGCTTGCCGTTCTGGAAAAAAGAAGTGGGTTCAGACTTGGAGCAAAGGATGTGTTTCTGAACATTGCCGGTGGCATCCGTGTGGACGACCCGGCTATTGACCTGGCAGTGATAGCAGCCGTTTTATCGTCGAGCGAAGATATTCCTATTGATCAGAAAACCTGTTTTGCTGCCGAAGTAGGACTTTCCGGTGAAATACGTTCGGTAAACCGTATTGAACAACGCATTTCCGAAGCCGCAAAACTGGGTTTCGACAAAATTTTTATTTCCAAATATAATCAGAAGGGGATAGATAGAAGCAAATTCAGCATCGAAATAATTGCATGTAGCAAGATAGAAAAGGTATTTGCCCGTTTATTCAGTTAAACATTTTCTACGGCGGGTTAAATGTAAAGATTGCCCTATCCATGGTTTTAGCAATAGGACTGTATATAATAAAGAATTACAGTTTTTATTATGCAATCTTTATTTTGGTAAGTAGCCGCACAGGAGTGTAAGGAGTGTAAAACAAGCTGTGTCATGGAATTTTTAGTACTTTTGTTTATATTTCATCTGTTTTTTCTTAATACTTATCCGCATTGCATCGTAAGTTATATATTATTGTTCGCAGTGCTTTTCTCTATTTTATGAGAAGGCTGAAAAGGGATCAACAAATAATCAATGTAAATTTGCATCACCATTGTTTCATAAACTGTCAGCCAATCAAAGTCCTTGTCTGAACTCTTAATTTTAAAAAAAATACATATCTTTGTCAATCCTTTTACTCATCCGTAAAAACCACACTGTCATGAAAACCCTAAGGGGCAAAATTTTGCTCATTTTCTGTGTTTTATATTTTCAGTTGTTTTATGCTTTTGCGCAAAACGACAATAAAAATCCTATGCACATTGAACCTCCCAACTGGTGGGTGGGTATGAAAAACACCAGCCTGCAATTGCTTGTGCACGCAAAGGATATTTCTTCGGCAAAGGTAAGCCTCATCTACCCCGGAGTGGAATTAAAACAGGTTACAGCCGTTGAAAGTCCCAATTACCTTTTCCTTACCCTCAATATTTCCCCTTTAGCCAAAGCCGGCACCTTTCCTATCGAATTCAAAACCGGGAAAAAATCATCCATAATTTATAATTACGAACTCAAAGCACGCAAAGCGGGTTCGGCTGAACGTACTGGATTCAACACTTCCGATGCCTTTTACCTGATAATGTCCGACAGATTCTGCAATGCCGACACTTCCAACGACAATATGCCCGGCATGACCGAAAAAGCCAACCGCAGCAACCCCGACGGCAGGCATGGCGGCGACCTCAAAGGCATCGAAAGCAAACTCAGTTATATTTCCGACCTCGGATTTACCACCGTTTGGATGACTCCTTTCCTCGAAAACAACCAGAAAGTGTATTCTTATCACGGCTATTCGATAACCGATTTCTACAAAACCGATCCCCGCTTCGGCACTAATGAAGATTTTTTTCACCTGGTAAATACCGCCCACAACTTGAAAATGAAAGTAGTAATGGATATGGTTTTCAACCATTGCGGAAGCTTTCATTGGTGGATAAACGACCTTCCGGCTAAAGACTGGATAAACCAATGGAATGAATTCACCCGTACAAACTATCACGCAAGCACTGTTATGGATTATCATGCTTCTGCAAACGACAGGGATAAAATGGTAAGAGGCTGGTTCGATAATACTATGCCCGACCTAAACCAAAACAACCCGTTAATGGCAACTTACCTTATCCAGAACACTATCTGGTGGGTTGAAGCTGCCGGACTTGATGGCATCAGAGTGGATACTTACCCTTACCCCTGCAAATATTTTATGGCTACCTGGGCAAAAAGTGTGATGGACGAATATCCAAACCTGAATATCGTAGGTGAAGTATGGATGGCAAAAACTTCTTTGGTAGCATACTACCAGCAAGATGCTCCCAATAGGGATGGATACAATTCCCACCTTCCCTCCGTATTCGACTTCCCGATGTTTTATGCCATAGGAAGCGCTTTTAACGAAAACGAAAGCTGGGACAAAGGTCTTGTACAGTTATACGATGTACTTTCAGAAGATTTTCTTTATACCAATACCGATAACATTATAGTGTTTGCCAATAACCACGACACTGAAAGAGGTTTTTCCATCATGAAGGAGGACATCCGCAAATACAAAATGATGGTGGCTTTTCTGTTTACCATTCGCGGTATCCCACTGATGTATTACGGAGATGAAATATTAATTACAGGTAAAAAAGACAAAGGCGATGGCGACATACGTAAAGATTTTCCTGGCGGTTGGGCTGACGACAAAATGAATGCCTTTAGTTCGTCGGGAAGAACAAATGAACAAAATGAAGCTTTCAATTATCTACAACGTATCGCTAAATGGAGAAGCAATAAAACCGTGGTTCAAAACGGTAAATTACTCCATTATCTTCCCGAAGATGGTATTTATGTGTATTTTCGCTATAATGACAACGAATCGGTAATGGTAGTATTAAACAACAACGAAAGCCCAAAGGACATTAAAACAGCCCGTTTTGCCGAAGGCATAAAAGATTTTACTAAGGCAAGGGATATTATTAATAATAAAAACATCGAAAATATCAGCACAATAAATATTCCGGCAAAATCAGCGTTAATTTTTGAATTGAAAAAGTAAGAAATGGTGAGGAGATACAAACTGACGAAAAAAGGCAAGAAATTTTTTACAGCATTTACATTTACACTACTTATGTTGACAGTGGTCTGGATTTCAGCCCACAATTGTTCTTCCAACAAAAATACCCATACTATAGGCAACGATTCCACAGGCAATCTTAACGATTTCGGAATTTACCTGCCCGAAAGCTACCAAGTGCACGGCATTGATATTTCAAAACACCAGAAAGATATTGACTGGAAAGCCGTAAGCACCATGCAGGCAGGTGATAAAAAAATCAGCTTCGTGTTTATAAAAGCCACTGAAGGTGCCACCCGCGAAGACGACCAGTTTTGCCAGAACTGGGAAAAAGCAAAAGAAAACAATCTTCTGCGTGGTGCTTACCATTTCTATCGTCCTGCCCGAACTCCGGAAGAACAGGCTGCCATTTTTTTCAGTAAGGTTGAACTCGAAACGGGCGATCTTCCTCCTGTTGTAGATTTTGAAACCACTAACAAGCGTTCAAAATCACAGATTCAGTACGGACTTTCACGTTTCCTTCGGCTTCTCGAAAACAAGTACAAGGTTAAACCCATCATCTATACAAATCTTTCGTATTACAAGAATTATATTAAAGGCAGATTCGACAATTATCCCATCTGGATAGCCTGTTACTGGGGCGAGGATACTTTAAAAACCTTGGATTACAGCTGGCATTTCTGGCAACATAGCAGCGTGGGCAAAGTAAACGGAATACAGGGGAGCGTGGATTTTAACGTGTTCAAAGGTACCCTCGACGAATTAAAAGCAATGTGCATTCCCTGATAATGAGAATATAGATACATTGTCTCAAAAATATACTTTTCCTTTAAACTAACTAACGGGATGCATTGGCTTTCGCCCTTGCGTCCTGTTTAATTTTATCGGCTTCCTGGCGGGCTTTGTCGAGCAGTGATTGCGACTGTTTGCGGGCTTCGTCAACAAGTTTATTGGCTTTGGTATCGGCTTCCTTTTTCACTTTGTCAGCAGCTTTCTGGGCAGCAATTTTTGCAATGGGTCCGTTTTTCTTGCCTTCGGCTACCAATTGATCAGCACGTTTGGCAGCTTCCGAGCGCAGATTGGCTGCACCGCTTTCCGCAGCTTTCACAACGTTGTTTGCCTGTTTCTGCGCATCGGCAAGTATTTTTGCAGCCTTTGCATCGGCTTCGTCAATCAGCTTGTTGGCTTCTTCTTTTACCTTTGTAACCACCTCTTCCTTTTTCTTTTGAATTTCTTCTTTAGCCTGTTCCTTAAGATTGCTTATTGCAGAAGTCATGGCTCCTTTTATTCCTGTGGAAACCTTAGGATCGGTAAGCGTACCGCCAATTAGTACAGCTACAGGTATCATCTCTCCCACGCTGAAATTGGCTCCTTTGGCATTAGCCTGCTTTACCAGGCTATTCAACACGCCATTTGCCTGTCCGCCGAACTCTTTACGTGGAATTTCCATATTCATGACGTAGCCGATGGTTTGGTCGAGAGCCGTCCATCCACTAACATTGGCTTTTATGTTACCTGTTTTCAAATCAAAGGGCTTAATATTTATCTTTCCATCAATAATATCAAACGAAAGATTCAGCTTTTCGAGCGAAATTTTGCGTAGTTTATCCATTTTAAGAGCATCGGCAATTTTGTTCATGGTATTTACATTCTCTATCTTTAATATCGAAGTCAGGAGCCCGCCATTACCGTTCATGCTGGTGTAAACCGGGTTCATGTGTTCGTCGAGAGTAGTTGCAATTGACATCTTCGCAGAGATTTTTCCCGAAGTTTTTTCGGCAATAGGAGCCAGTTTCTGCACGGTATTGAAAGTAGTGAATGTTTTGTGGATGTCAACCTGGTTCATGTCGAAGTTGAAGTTTGCCTGCGGTTTTTTCACGTCGCGAGTATTGTAATTTCCGTTCATGGTGATTTGCCCGTCGAGCATGTTCATCTTTAAATTGTCGAGCGTAAGTTCCCGGTCTTTTATTTTTACGATTCCGCTTACATTGGTCATTTCATATTTATCATAAACCAGCTTTCCGAAGGTTGAATTCATCGTAAAATCAATGTTTGCGGGAACTTCGGCAACTGTCATCTGCGATGTGTCGGCAGTGGTGGTGGTGGATGAAGCCGTCATAAAATCGGCAAGGTTCATGTTCTTTGAAGTCGTAGTAAGTGAACCTTCCAACACAGCATTTTTTTGCAGAAAATAAGCCAGGTAGTTGGAAAGTTTTCCTTTGGCGGAAAGATCGCTGTTGCCGCTTTGCATGCGGAAATCTGCCAGATCGAGATAGGCTGGTGTGAAGTTAAGTATTGCCGATGGAACATTGATTTCTTTTGGCAGGTCGGCACTTTTGTATTTCACATTGGCGGCAGTGATGTTTCCATCGGCTTTAAATTCCTGATATTTCTCCTTTTCAATAAAAGAGAGGCGACCATCGAGCTTTACATCTGCCTTTACTGTTCCCGAAAGAGTAGTTCCCTTGTCGAGGGGGTAAACTTTGCCTACGGCAGCAAGGTCGAATATTCCCTTGATTTTACCTTTTAATTGTGCATCACTAACGGGAGTGCGTACAGCCATAGTCATATCAACAGGATTGCCAGCCATTTCGAGATGGAAGCGTGTAATATCAATGGTGGTGGCATCGGGATTGCCATTAGGATTATCGGCTTTTACATCAA
The Lentimicrobiaceae bacterium genome window above contains:
- a CDS encoding thioredoxin family protein, with the translated sequence MKKLIFTTLILISFCGFSQNMNQKVMDSKKNIEILLGYCNRQGFSICPFDSAYQAGYPSYTPDAAVLEEIAPLLPEITITIVMGTWCGDSKDQVPRFYKILDALQFDESKVSLICVDRDKKAGFVSLEDMNIQLVPTFIFFRNGKELCRIVETPSESLEKDMLRVLSVQ
- a CDS encoding glycoside hydrolase family 25 protein, which codes for MVRRYKLTKKGKKFFTAFTFTLLMLTVVWISAHNCSSNKNTHTIGNDSTGNLNDFGIYLPESYQVHGIDISKHQKDIDWKAVSTMQAGDKKISFVFIKATEGATREDDQFCQNWEKAKENNLLRGAYHFYRPARTPEEQAAIFFSKVELETGDLPPVVDFETTNKRSKSQIQYGLSRFLRLLENKYKVKPIIYTNLSYYKNYIKGRFDNYPIWIACYWGEDTLKTLDYSWHFWQHSSVGKVNGIQGSVDFNVFKGTLDELKAMCIP
- the radA gene encoding DNA repair protein RadA: MPKVKTVFFCQNCGAQTSKWLGRCPSCGEWNTFVEEVVQREESGTHKQASARNAAKPHLITEINYDENKRIASGDDELNRVLGGGIVPGSVILIGGEPGIGKSTLMLQVFLKLKKLKTLYISGEESEQQIRMRAERIGMDGASCYILTETSMQQIFQHLETLQPDLVVVDSVQTLQTEVIDSSAGSISQIRECTAELQRFAKLTGTPVFLIGHITKEGVIAGPKILEHMVDTVLQFEGDRNYGYRILRSVKNRFGSTSELGIYEMLNSGMRQVSNPSEILLSQRDENLSGITIAATIEGMRPMLIEIQALVSSAAYGTPQRSSTGFDYRRLNMLLAVLEKRSGFRLGAKDVFLNIAGGIRVDDPAIDLAVIAAVLSSSEDIPIDQKTCFAAEVGLSGEIRSVNRIEQRISEAAKLGFDKIFISKYNQKGIDRSKFSIEIIACSKIEKVFARLFS
- a CDS encoding aspartate 1-decarboxylase, giving the protein MQIEVLKSKIHRATVTQADINYVGSIAIDEDLIEAANLIEFEKVQVLNINNGERFETYIIKDERGSGVISINGAAARKAAPGDLVIIVSYASMDFELAKQFKPTIIFPNAHNKL
- the rfaE2 gene encoding D-glycero-beta-D-manno-heptose 1-phosphate adenylyltransferase — translated: MEKIEIIRSKILDAESLDRKLAYWRFKEQKIVFTNGCFDLIHLGHIDYLAKAADFGNILFVGLNTDNSVRKLKGIHRPINNQEARAMALASLSFVTAVMLFDQDTPYELIKKVQPDILVKGADYAPEKIVGYDIVKAKNGEIITISLTEGYSTTAIEEKIRNLQR
- a CDS encoding flippase-like domain-containing protein; this translates as MKKKFFSILRFTFFLGIGIFFIWLFLRNLTSTEKHEIIYSLKNANYFWIIIVVFIGIFSHYIRAIRWRMLLEPLGYQPRKANVFFSVFIGYLANMVLPRLGEVSRCGVLTRYEKIPFNKGFGTVITERAVDMVVFFLIFFVNTIFQASRLYSYIEQKVYQPFSVKFNHAADFSGSIKIIIFSGLILLVVLFFLFRKKIIYSRFYTKIKTMLLGFLEGIKSLMGIKKPRLFIFYSLLIWFCYLLMSFLVFFAMPATKQLGLDAGISVLIFGTIGIMLVQGGIGIYPAIVAETLFIYGIPEVSGYAMGWLIWISQTITILIIGPLSTILLPIYNKHSYGKN
- the panC gene encoding pantoate--beta-alanine ligase — its product is MLIFKTIKEINDFISLKKRGQKSIGLVPTMGALHRGHLSLIQKAKEQNDVVVCSIFVNPIQFNNPEDLKKYPRTPQADQELLEKAGCNAIFSPDEKEMYPEPVTKVYEMGGLEKVMEGAFRPGHFNGVGVIVLKLFDIILPNKAYFGEKDFQQLTIIKYLTKIYSYPVTIVPCPIVRENNGLAMSSRNARLTAGEKSIAPLIYQTLVKAKGMYENNQEYYSADTVKKWVVENIEQNSPMKVEYFELSDIDTLQPVSNWTSDNGIIGCIAVYLGNVRLIDNIVFIHNFASCK
- a CDS encoding glycoside hydrolase family 13 protein, with the protein product MKTLRGKILLIFCVLYFQLFYAFAQNDNKNPMHIEPPNWWVGMKNTSLQLLVHAKDISSAKVSLIYPGVELKQVTAVESPNYLFLTLNISPLAKAGTFPIEFKTGKKSSIIYNYELKARKAGSAERTGFNTSDAFYLIMSDRFCNADTSNDNMPGMTEKANRSNPDGRHGGDLKGIESKLSYISDLGFTTVWMTPFLENNQKVYSYHGYSITDFYKTDPRFGTNEDFFHLVNTAHNLKMKVVMDMVFNHCGSFHWWINDLPAKDWINQWNEFTRTNYHASTVMDYHASANDRDKMVRGWFDNTMPDLNQNNPLMATYLIQNTIWWVEAAGLDGIRVDTYPYPCKYFMATWAKSVMDEYPNLNIVGEVWMAKTSLVAYYQQDAPNRDGYNSHLPSVFDFPMFYAIGSAFNENESWDKGLVQLYDVLSEDFLYTNTDNIIVFANNHDTERGFSIMKEDIRKYKMMVAFLFTIRGIPLMYYGDEILITGKKDKGDGDIRKDFPGGWADDKMNAFSSSGRTNEQNEAFNYLQRIAKWRSNKTVVQNGKLLHYLPEDGIYVYFRYNDNESVMVVLNNNESPKDIKTARFAEGIKDFTKARDIINNKNIENISTINIPAKSALIFELKK